CAAGTTTGTTCAGAGCTTCCAAAAGAGAAAAGTATGTATGCTATCCAAAACGTTGTCATCCTTATCTAACTTCAACTATTTCTGAGTATGTCGAGTTTGTATTGTAGCTTTTCTTGTTGGTACTGAGGAAGTCGCCGATTCTTGTGAGGGTGTTTCAGGAAGCCCTGATGAGGAAGCTACGAAGGGTTTTGCTGCTTCCGCAAATGCTGGAACAAGCTCAAGTCCAGGCGCTCATGTCAACCGCAACAACAGCATGAAAAATTCTTCTGGCAGTAGAGTCTACCTTAAATCTCGTTTATCCGAAATAATCTCAGCTAGGGACACCAATTCAAAAACTGATGAAGAAGTGAAGACATTTCTGTCACAATTGTCTTCTGCACGAGGCTTTGATGGCCCTTGGAGTGAGACGGCTACTACCCCCAGAATCAGCACACAGATTGATGAGTACAGACAATATGATGCTACTGGTATGGCACCATTTCTCGAGAGTAACAACTCAAATCTGGAGCCATTTGATGCCAATGCCACGAGTGAGGATGAAGGTGAAAGTTCTCTTGAGCGCTTGAAGCAGCAGGCTGAGCTTAACAGGAAAAAGATGAGTATGCTTTATAAGGAGCTCGAAGCTGAACGAAGTGCTTCAGCGGTGGCAGCAAGCGAAGCGATGGCTATGATCAATAGGTTGCAAGAGGAAAAGGCTGCAATGCACATGGAAGCACTGCAGTATCTCCGGATGATGGAAGAGCAGGCTGATCATGACCAGGAAGCAATTGAAAAGTTAAATGACTTGCTTACAGAAAGGGAGAAGGAAATGCTTGACCTGGAATCTGAACTTGAGAGTTATCGGAGAAGGCTTCCCGATGTACCATTTGGTGCTACTGATGGAGCTATGGCATTTGGAGTCTTGGATGAGTCAGACTTCATGAGCAGTACCATGTTTGATTTTGAAGATGAAAAGGCAAAGATTTTGGATTCCTTACGCAGATTGGAGGATACACTCGCCATGTCCTCCACAGATAGACTTGATTTAGGTGGTGCAAATGATACTCTACAGAATGGGCCATTGAAAGATCGCCCAATGGGTGGTGGCCAATATATAGATAACTCAGAGTTGGGGACTTCACTATTGCCTCGGGAAGACTTCAATGGTGAATCAGTTTCTTCTCAACAAAATGATGAAAATCAATCTATTGGGAACCAAAAAATGTTTGCTTCATTTTCCCACTTAGATGATGTACAAATTCATTCTATGACAAGCGTTGAACATGAAGTTTCTCTCCTGAATACTAGATTCAAGGCACTTGAAGCAGATCAGAATTTTCTCAGGCAAATACTGAGTTCTCTTAATTGTAGCGGTGATGGAGTACAATGTGTTCAGGAGATAACTAGCCATTTGCGAGAGCTGCGAAGAATCATGGCTGAACAAAGAGACATGGCAGTTTTATGAGCTAATCACTCTGAAGGTAATGATAGACCATAGTTGTAGTTTAGTTTATCTGTTAGCAATGAGCAATTATTTTGAATGTTTTAGAACAAGCTGAGTACAATGAAAATATGTAGCGTAAATTACGTGATGCCAAGCAATATAGGTTCTATGCTCGGGTGTTCGGGGCACCTAACATCGTTCGTTTCCATGCTGTACTGTCCCACACAATACATGATTGATGACTGTCAGCTTTTTGTTTCCGTCAACGTAAATTCAAAATCATCGATCTCACGCAGGCAAAGGTCACCAAATTATCTATAGGTGTGTCTTTTGCCCACTTAATGCTGTGTCATTGAATACTTGgcattatttggttctttttctttccaatCTGCAGTAGAAACTctcatcatcattattttgatCCAACCTCTTGTTTCAGTTGCTGCCGTTGAGCTGCTACTGTTACTGCACCATGATGGTAGCATGATCCTCCAGCTCGGAGATGTGACAGATGGTAGTGGCAGAGGATCATGGGATCATCCGGTGGTGATCTTGCAAGACATGGAGGAGCAGATCATACACATATCTGAACTTGCTAAATGTGACTTCAGATTCCTGAGTCATCTTTCTTCCATTAGTTACAGTGATGTCTCAGCATAGTTAAGTAGAGAGATATTTCTTGTACACTGATCTGGTGGGAGGTGGTTGTTACTTGTTAGGAGCTAGTTTGTCGGTGTGATTAAAGTTTGCAGCCCTTGTTGAGATCAGTTCAGTTAGTGGACCAGCTGTTGAAATATGGTTGTTCATGCCAAGATGAGTTCACCCGCACACCTGGGTCGCATGTCCACAATTTGCAAACATTATGTTTGCTCGAGGCTACTAGCAGCCAGAATGTTTGAGTTGACCTATCCAAAACCGATGTCAGTTGCATCAGGGCGCTAGCCCGGTTGGTAAGGACGGCGCTCGCACAGGCATACACAGAGCGGACGTGCACAGAGAGACCGCTCTGACCCTACCTCCAAAAAAGATCGTGAAAATGGGTCCcactgtttttttaaaaaaaaagccgATGCTAGTTGGTGAGTGTGAAACAGGGGGAAGCTACTTGGTTCCTGGTCAGCATAGATGGGTCTTCAGACCGTGAAGAACTGACACAGGCAATATATAGTAATACTGTAGCAAGGTTGTGACAATTGGCAAGCATGATTTTTGTTCAGTGCATTGCGAAGAGAGCACTGCACACGAAAGAGAGAGAAGCCAGTGGTGTAACGAGAGAATAGCCGACGCGTACCAAGACGAGAAGCAACCGGACCGCGCGCCCAGCACCCCGGTCAGGACAGGAGTAGCCGCGCCGCCGGCTGAACAGAAACATACGAACTCATACCGGGAGATGTGCTACGCGGCTTGTCCGTCCGCGGCGCAAACACCGTCCGCTCCACCGACGCCCGGTGGTGGGGCGGGACCCTCGCGGTGCCTCCACGGTTGAGCCTGCCTACCCGCGCGCGTGGCAGGCAACAACCCTCCAAGCGTGGAAGCAGGCGAGGCGAGGTGAGGTCCCTACGAGCGCCGGCGCACGCCAACGCGCGCGCACAATGTCCCAGCAACCGGCCCGTCCCGGGGTTTTGAAGCGCACGAGCACATTGTGGtgcttgctagttgctacacTTGTTCGGCTAAAACCCAGACGTCACGACTCAAGATGCCAATCTGAAAAGCAGTGGTGCGATTTCTTCCGGACATGACCACCAAACGATCCGGGATAATAATCTCACTCCACTTTAAACACGCAAAAGGTCTGGAGAAGCATTTCCAAGGGAGTTCTCTGCAGCAACTGGGCAGCACAGATCTTTAAACGAACAaccttaaaatttaaaattatcaAGAAAACCAAGTTCGATGCCATTACATTAGAAACAGAGAGCCTCGAGACTGCAGAACGATCAGGGGATCCCAACAATCAGATGAAAATAACTGGTGAGCAAAGGAGACACTTTGTAGCATCAAATCGCGCTCAAGTTAGAACAAAACCTCAGATGTTACCATCATTCCATGCAAGGTGTCAGCTGTACAGCTATCAATAGCTTCAATAGCTTCAAAGAGCTATTGATAGCTGTACAGCTGACACCTCGCATTACCTGGAGGCTACCCTCCAACTATCAGTCATCACCTGAAAACAGCGTGATGGTTGGGTAAAAGAAGAATCTATATGAATCACAAGAAGAATACAACAATCTACTATTTAGAATGGGTTCTAAGCCTGGACAGTGCTTCGCTCTGACATTGCTTCGAACATAGGCAGAAGGTCAGAAACCACATTGCAAACAGGAACACGCACAAGGTGCTCTCTAAAACCATTAATCGCTGTCCTAGACAGGACTGAAACTTCAGGACAGAGAGAGCTTCCTTCAATCAACTCACTCCATGCTGTATCTTCCTCATTGAGATCAGCTTCTCTCAAGAGTTGTAGTACTTTATCCAGGTGAGCAACATTCCTACCTGCTCCACAGCCAGTAGCCGTTGCAGCACCAACTGCATTTGCTAGTGTTAATGTGTTCACCGCCGGCAAGTCATGGAGGAACCCGAAAGCTACAGCAGCAGTAAAGCTATCTCCACATCCAACCGTGTCCACAACGTTAATCTAATGAAGACAGAGAACATAGTGAATACTAACAGTGTGACCATTCAGACAAgtaaatttgattatttttacGCACTTCACAAATCAAGGACCTTTATCAGCACAATTAGTACCTTAAAAGAAGGCGCACAGGAAACAGCATTCTCAGTGATCATGATTGATCCCTTGGAGCCCATTTTGATGACAACCTGCTTTGTGCGGATCCCCCTCTTTAGCAACTCTTGCCCTGCCTGAATCGGGTTTCTGATGTTTGTAAGTGATTCAGCctggcaaacaaataaaataaaaaatttgaaaaactaaaacaaagcATGAATAAATATGCAATCATGTAATTGTGCTCTAAATCAGGCCAGGTTCAGCTAACCAAAACCTTTACAAAAGCATATCGATGTTTTGCAGTAATTTCATCTTCAGACAAtcattcttttaaaaaaacacaGATAAAAATTCAGGCTTTGCCAACGAGAATAGAAACACATAAGAAAACCACAAACGTAAATCATCTATAGCTCACTCGCCTTTAACTAGTGAATCCCATCAGGTAAAAAAAAAGCCAATAAGAGTAGTTGCATAAAATACTGTAgagtaataaataaataatagctGTATTTATGTCAACTAACCTCATCTGATGTCAAAAGGAGGACATCACTGAGCCTCAGAGCATGCTCAAGTGCTCTCTGCTCATCCAGGGTCCCATGTACGAGAGATTTTCCACGGGGGCCAGGATCAAAAAATACTGATGTTCCCACATCAATCGCACAATCAATAGAGGATGCGATCACATCAGGGAAGAACTCATCAAAAGCATAGCCATTACAAAACAATATTTTGGAGTGACGAATAGCTGTCCTGATATCTGCTGGAAGTTTATGTATCCAACTGAAAGCTGGCTCTTCACTAAAGTCTGCATGGCTGGCATTGCAAAGAAAGCAACACTGATAAATGATCAAGCACATCAcaccaataattttttttagctaaCATGGATTTTGCTATCGTAATTAAAACATGAAGAATGTTTGTTCCAAAAGAAAGAGAGCATGATATGTCAGTTCTAACCTGCAAAAACCATGTCTCTGAAATGGGTCTACAAGAACCCAACATAGAAGTGTTTCATAGGCTTGGCGGCATGCAGTAGCATCAGTATTTTCAAGCATCCCAACAACACTAATGCCCTCCGCTTGAAGCACATCAAGAAGAAATTTTCCATAAATTTCCTCTCCTACATGCCCCAGTGTGGAACAGTGAAGCCCAAGCCTAGCCGCAGCAAAGGTTAAGTTGCAGTTTCCACCAGCCTCCCAAAATTTCTATCAAGTGATAGAATACAAGATGTTCAGAATATACGAAAACCAGATATTGCATTATTCCTAAGCATTAGACATAAATCAATCATAGTATTCTTATATGATAGAATAGTGGACATATTATCCAGTTCTCCACATTTTTCCATAGCAGATAGATCTCACCCTAAACTAACAACCAGAATACAGCTACTTCACTTTTCCTGCACCATTTCTGGAAACCATGATCAATCTCGACCAAGCAAACATTAGGTTAGCAGCTACATGTGTTTGTTGAActcttgaaaaaaaatcaaggagtTGTGCTGCAGTCCGAGGTACAGGACAGCATAATATGGAAGTGGACAGCAGTGGCTCCTACTCAGCAAAATCGGCCTACTTGGTGCAATTTCATGGCTCATTCTGCCGTTTCAAAGCTGATCAAATTTGGAAGGCCAAAGTAGAGAATAAATGCAAGTTTTTTGCCTAGCTGTTCGTCCAACATAAGCTGAATACTTCTGATAAATTTTGCAAGAAAGAACTGGCCTCACAATAGTTCCTGCTCCCTTTGTGACCACGCAGGTATCAGCTATCTACCTGTCATGGGCGAGAGTAAAGTAAGGTAGGTGTGATGTGCAGAGATTAATGGCATGCGAGTGAACAGTACCAGCGGTACTGAGTTTAGTAGATGTTATGGCAGGAGATCGAGGCTTGCTATTTAATttggagataagtttggtaggagtgagatttgatttggttaggagataagtttgattTAGTTTTCAATTCAAtaagagataagtttggtaagtTAGGATTTAGAGTTAATTTAGGATTGTAATCtcccctctctatataaaggggcagCCGCACATCATTGTAATCAATAAAGCAAGAAGAATTATTCTAGTCTCTCCAAATATTCTAAGTCTCTctcatctatagtctaatccAGTTGACGCCGTCCAGCTATCCCGGCGGATGTTTACCCCCGTTATGATCTAGGATCATAACACTACCTCTGCTTCCAATGTGTTTTTTTCGAGAGAGGTATGGGAGCATGTTGCAGCCTGGTCAGTGGTCACAACGACAAGAATTCAGATCAATGCTTCTCCTTAACCATTCTTCGGCTGTGGCTTGGTGGGAAGAAACAGTGGCATCGATTTCACAGCCTCTGAGAAAGGTGGTCAATTACATCTTTATTTACATATGTTGGAACATATGGAAGGAAAGGGATCGTAGAATTTTCCAAAGCAAAAGTCGCCAACCGATTCAGATATCTACCCTGGCGAAGGAAGAAGTCGAAGCTAAATTGGGAACCAGTATGGCGCTTCTCTAGCTGTTTGTGGCTGTTAGCTTTTGGGGGTGTTCTTGGTGCAGGCTTTTTTCTTTGATAGATTGACtgtttttcattttatttcatCCATCTCCCGCCAAGTGCGGCTTGACTGGATGCAATTGGTTATATGAACTTCTTTCTTCTTGAAAGaatggcagagctcctgccCTCTTTTAGAACAAAAAGACATTAGGTTACAAGCGTATCTATATTAAGCCGTCAACATCTAGTTCTCACCGGAAGTCCCACCTTTTCTCGACCCTGCTAAATACAGCTAAGGAATGAAGAAAGTAAGTTTTCCAGCCGCAAGCCTGCAACACAGGCATTTGTACCAAATCAAAAGTTCCAAATCTAAAGCTGATGCGTTTCTGCGTCATCATAGTATGTCCGTGTCTAACACTAAATCAAACCAATGCATAGCTCACGAACCCTAGTTATCCCAATAAGAACACAACTATTTGGGACCAAGGCAGGGCATCCCGCGCCCCAAAAGGTGACCGACCTGATCGGGCGGCGAGGCCGCGAGGCGCTCCATGTATGCCTTCCGCTCCTCGCGCTGCGCGGGCGGGAGTTGGGGCACGCTGAGCACGACATCGACGCAGAGGTTCCCGAGCGTGGAGAGGTCCGTCTCCTTCCCCTCGCCCCCGCCCTTGTGCGGCGGCCCCCGCCACCTCGCCTCGTTGACGGCGAACGCGACGGCGCGCGGCCGGGCGGCGCCGCccgcgaggcggcggcggggagggagatggaggaggggcggcggcTGACCGCGGCGCGGGAGAGGCGCCGGGGTTGGGGAAGCGGAGGCCGGGCCCCGGTGAGGATTTAGGGTTCGGAGAGCCATGGGAGATTGGGAGGAGGCCCGAGCCCGGAGGTGGGGTGGAGGCGaagcgagggagggagggagggaaccGCAAAATTGGAAAACGATTGGGGTGAGCTTGAGGTGAAATTCTAAGGATTGGCCTGTATAATGCAACGCTTTTCTGAAATTCTGCTTCTCTTCACGCCGAATTGACTCGGATACGGAAAGTAGATCACGGCATGGAGCAATGTATTTTCATCGCGATGATGCGTTTTTTTGCCTATCAAAGTGTGGTATTTCAAAACACATGGCCATAAAAACAAAAGGAACTTCATCCCCTGATCAGCAAACTTTTTCTGAGGGATGATTATAGGACATAATTTGTCATAAAaaactttctctttcttttatgcCACTCAAATTTTTAAACATCTTTCAttgccatcaattttatttttcattcccATTCCATCCCCATTTAGGTTCAATCCTCCATCAAATTCACTGTTCATTAGTTTTGCTTCTTAAAAATTGGTGATCTTTTGTttcttaaaaatcataaaactttttgtacatgtttcataatccatgtgtaatCCATTTTACTTAGAATTTAAACTATAAATCTCTAAAAAAAAggtttttataacttctaacgattgttaaggcctcaaataaaatcctaaaaatataaaaaaaattactaatattatttttatattatgaaataatttttaaaataatttttagacttacat
The nucleotide sequence above comes from Phragmites australis chromosome 4, lpPhrAust1.1, whole genome shotgun sequence. Encoded proteins:
- the LOC133916866 gene encoding probable myosin-binding protein 4, with protein sequence MATRAHARSRDFSRQFWPVLRHALSECCLIIMLFVTALVSYSATRLARICRLRSPCILCSRLDRLLHGKAWFSEELVCAAHRLEISRLSYCQSHSKLANSDDLCERCLRSCTASVGKPGNLTNMSVKEKVNSRPRSRHTQLCSCCSVPLKKTRNAPRLSEVAEGRFPDDDMTKVKAMSSVVHSSDDVYDHLPYEGYRKLKVRRDSESEIHILDGDDDGNAIPHEARERAKDILSHDVQLQPMISSANGLSMLPSDDTVKTKRMKPLNTARDIESQSSGTKVGNVSKSSDRAIGHGLDEINWCQVNASDNNIDTQSKAMPEQVCSELPKEKTFLVGTEEVADSCEGVSGSPDEEATKGFAASANAGTSSSPGAHVNRNNSMKNSSGSRVYLKSRLSEIISARDTNSKTDEEVKTFLSQLSSARGFDGPWSETATTPRISTQIDEYRQYDATGMAPFLESNNSNLEPFDANATSEDEGESSLERLKQQAELNRKKMSMLYKELEAERSASAVAASEAMAMINRLQEEKAAMHMEALQYLRMMEEQADHDQEAIEKLNDLLTEREKEMLDLESELESYRRRLPDVPFGATDGAMAFGVLDESDFMSSTMFDFEDEKAKILDSLRRLEDTLAMSSTDRLDLGGANDTLQNGPLKDRPMGGGQYIDNSELGTSLLPREDFNGESVSSQQNDENQSIGNQKMFASFSHLDDVQIHSMTSVEHEVSLLNTRFKALEADQNFLRQILSSLNCSGDGVQCVQEITSHLRELRRIMAEQRDMAVL
- the LOC133916865 gene encoding uncharacterized protein LOC133916865 isoform X2 — its product is MALRTLNPHRGPASASPTPAPLPRRGQPPPLLHLPPRRRLAGGAARPRAVAFAVNEARWRGPPHKGGGEGKETDLSTLGNLCVDVVLSVPQLPPAQREERKAYMERLAASPPDQKFWEAGGNCNLTFAAARLGLHCSTLGHVGEEIYGKFLLDVLQAEGISVVGMLENTDATACRQAYETLLCWVLVDPFQRHGFCSHADFSEEPAFSWIHKLPADIRTAIRHSKILFCNGYAFDEFFPDVIASSIDCAIDVGTSVFFDPGPRGKSLVHGTLDEQRALEHALRLSDVLLLTSDEAGQELLKRGIRTKQVVIKMGSKGSIMITENAVSCAPSFKINVVDTVGCGDSFTAAVAFGFLHDLPAVNTLTLANAVGAATATGCGAGRNVAHLDKVLQLLREADLNEEDTAWSELIEGSSLCPEVSVLSRTAINGFREHLVRVPVCNVVSDLLPMFEAMSERSTVQA
- the LOC133916865 gene encoding uncharacterized protein LOC133916865 isoform X1 is translated as MALRTLNPHRGPASASPTPAPLPRRGQPPPLLHLPPRRRLAGGAARPRAVAFAVNEARWRGPPHKGGGEGKETDLSTLGNLCVDVVLSVPQLPPAQREERKAYMERLAASPPDQKFWEAGGNCNLTFAAARLGLHCSTLGHVGEEIYGKFLLDVLQAEGISVVGMLENTDATACRQAYETLLCWVLVDPFQRHGFCSHADFSEEPAFSWIHKLPADIRTAIRHSKILFCNGYAFDEFFPDVIASSIDCAIDVGTSVFFDPGPRGKSLVHGTLDEQRALEHALRLSDVLLLTSDEAESLTNIRNPIQAGQELLKRGIRTKQVVIKMGSKGSIMITENAVSCAPSFKINVVDTVGCGDSFTAAVAFGFLHDLPAVNTLTLANAVGAATATGCGAGRNVAHLDKVLQLLREADLNEEDTAWSELIEGSSLCPEVSVLSRTAINGFREHLVRVPVCNVVSDLLPMFEAMSERSTVQA